Within Synergistaceae bacterium, the genomic segment ACCCCCCACCCAGGAAGCGCGAATATAATTTACTGGTCAATAACGGGAGCTTCAAACTTTATGAGAGAATCGGCGCTAATTTCAATATAGTTGCTGGAACGAATAAAAATTTTATCCCGCGAAGAAATATTTAATTCTTTGCTTGCAGTGTCATAGCTGATACTCGCACCATCAGTGAAATTAATATTACACTTTTTCGCAGTAATCGTGATATCTTGTCCGGCCGTGATATTAATATTCTTCACGCTGTTAATGTTCAATTCATTATTTGCGCGGTCATAAATAATGCTGGAGCCGTCCGAAAAATTTATCGCGCGTTTATCTTTATCGCCGACTTGAGATTTATTAGTATCGTCATAAACCGCACACACGACGCAGCCAGACTCAAGTCCATTACCCTGCATGACACAAAAAACGTGTTCGCCAATGTCTAAATGATGTTCATCATGATTGCGTAAAGAATTTCTCACACTGACGGGAAGCCAACCTGAAATTAAATTATCTTTGTCCGGGAATTGAATTCGCGCCATATGCCGTGTAGGGTCATAATCACTCACATAGCCAAATCTTGAAATACTTGCCTGTTCACTCATTTAAATTCAGCCTCACTCGTATAACTGGGTAAAATCTGCCGTCTGAGTCTCCGTTAAAATTTATTTCTCGTAATTTCGCGCGGGGTTCGTATAAATTTATCGCTTCAGCAATCTCACTCGATAATAATGCAATTGCGCGGGGTTGAGCTTCGTCTAAGA encodes:
- a CDS encoding phage baseplate assembly protein V, whose product is MSEQASISRFGYVSDYDPTRHMARIQFPDKDNLISGWLPVSVRNSLRNHDEHHLDIGEHVFCVMQGNGLESGCVVCAVYDDTNKSQVGDKDKRAINFSDGSSIIYDRANNELNINSVKNINITAGQDITITAKKCNINFTDGASISYDTASKELNISSRDKIFIRSSNYIEISADSLIKFEAPVIDQ
- a CDS encoding GPW/gp25 family protein, producing the protein MQEIDLILDKPQEINFAPVNELQEILQNVRTILTTYKFSVPLDREFGISATFLDEAQPRAIALLSSEIAEAINLYEPRAKLREINFNGDSDGRFYPVIRVRLNLNE